A genomic segment from Ruegeria sp. TM1040 encodes:
- a CDS encoding FliM/FliN family flagellar motor C-terminal domain-containing protein, translating to MTDKDQTEEGNRAVGGLARKLAASKEGTAGTGGSLTLKALRRSVARAAEDLCELPMAVIAARQTNRVPEDLTGLLSDKHLLVVLDCPAGRIGAATLDAAAVTALIQQQTMGTVLGMSGDERNYTPTDAAMVAEFLEKLFAKVSSLLEDQTDLSIFEGYRFGAQVEDVRTLVLGMEAEDYRVINLNVDLATGKMQGEICLVLPEPSVDEYDEANAIRGPRLGSSVGSMRAELTAVLCKMRVPLRQFSTLKVGELLPLDQAYLYETDLIAINGQAIAKGRLGQMNGARAVRLDQQRTRLVPHNEGSFSDGIGHGGAPALEDNTLDLSIAAHGLQEPGDGLGGDLGGMMGGDLGVDLGGDLGGDLGGDFGGGLEGGDLPMGDFDAMGELPELPMNDLGDFNADDTAAEISELAGLSDLSETGT from the coding sequence ATGACGGATAAGGATCAAACTGAGGAAGGCAATCGCGCGGTCGGGGGACTGGCGCGCAAACTTGCAGCCTCAAAAGAGGGCACTGCCGGGACAGGCGGCTCGCTCACGCTCAAGGCCTTGCGCAGATCGGTGGCGCGGGCTGCCGAGGATCTGTGCGAATTGCCCATGGCAGTGATCGCGGCACGTCAGACCAACCGCGTGCCCGAGGATCTGACCGGCCTTCTTTCCGATAAACACCTCCTTGTGGTTCTGGATTGCCCTGCAGGACGGATTGGTGCTGCGACACTGGATGCGGCGGCGGTTACAGCTCTGATTCAACAGCAGACCATGGGTACCGTGCTGGGCATGTCCGGGGATGAGCGCAATTATACGCCCACGGACGCCGCCATGGTGGCGGAATTCCTTGAAAAGCTGTTTGCCAAGGTCTCGAGCCTGCTCGAAGACCAGACCGACCTGAGCATCTTCGAAGGCTATCGCTTTGGCGCGCAGGTCGAAGATGTGCGCACACTTGTGCTCGGTATGGAAGCCGAGGATTACCGGGTCATCAATCTCAACGTCGATCTCGCCACTGGCAAGATGCAGGGCGAAATCTGTCTGGTTCTGCCGGAACCGTCTGTCGATGAATATGACGAGGCCAATGCGATCCGTGGCCCGCGTCTGGGGTCGAGCGTTGGCTCCATGCGGGCGGAACTGACGGCGGTCCTGTGCAAGATGCGCGTGCCTTTGCGCCAGTTCTCCACCCTCAAAGTGGGAGAGCTCTTGCCGCTCGATCAGGCCTATCTCTACGAGACCGATTTGATTGCCATCAATGGTCAGGCCATTGCAAAGGGACGGTTGGGGCAGATGAATGGCGCGCGTGCCGTGCGTCTGGATCAGCAGCGCACCCGTCTTGTGCCTCATAACGAAGGCAGTTTTTCCGACGGGATCGGTCATGGTGGGGCGCCCGCGCTCGAAGACAACACGCTTGATCTCTCGATTGCCGCGCATGGTCTGCAGGAACCCGGTGATGGCCTTGGTGGCGATCTCGGTGGCATGATGGGCGGCGACCTAGGTGTCGATTTGGGCGGTGATCTTGGCGGCGACCTCGGAGGCGATTTTGGCGGCGGCCTTGAAGGGGGCGACTTGCCCATGGGCGATTTTGACGCCATGGGAGAGCTGCCCGAACTGCCCATGAATGACCTTGGTGATTTTAACGCCGATGACACGGCGGCCGAGATCTCGGAGCTTGCTGGTCTGTCTGATCTTTCAGAGACCGGAACATAA
- a CDS encoding DUF2312 domain-containing protein yields the protein MDMTEDEKSENYRVTAGELRQFVERFERLDEEKKAIAEQQKEVMAEAKGRGYDVKVLRKIIALRKRDENDIAEEEAVLEMYKEALGMS from the coding sequence ATGGACATGACCGAAGATGAAAAGAGTGAAAACTACCGCGTGACGGCTGGCGAACTGCGTCAGTTTGTCGAACGGTTCGAGCGTCTGGACGAAGAGAAAAAGGCGATCGCCGAGCAACAGAAAGAGGTCATGGCCGAAGCCAAGGGGCGCGGGTATGACGTCAAGGTTCTGCGCAAGATCATCGCCCTGCGCAAGCGCGACGAAAACGACATCGCCGAAGAAGAGGCGGTTCTCGAGATGTACAAAGAGGCGCTTGGCATGTCCTGA
- a CDS encoding TIGR01244 family sulfur transferase gives MDARTLTPRYSVSPQISVEDIPAIKAAGFTTVICNRPDAEVPPSHQAEAIRAAVEDAGLSFQVLPLTHQTMTPENVEKQGAFVQSSEGPVLAYCASGTRCSVIWALGQVANPEISVDDIMSTTQEAGYDLSGLRPTLEALKG, from the coding sequence ATGGATGCACGCACATTGACCCCCCGCTACTCGGTTTCTCCGCAGATCTCCGTGGAGGATATTCCCGCAATCAAAGCCGCCGGTTTTACAACGGTGATCTGCAACAGACCTGATGCAGAAGTCCCGCCCAGCCATCAGGCCGAGGCGATCCGCGCAGCCGTCGAAGACGCCGGGTTGTCTTTTCAGGTCCTGCCGCTCACCCACCAGACGATGACGCCGGAAAACGTTGAAAAACAAGGCGCTTTTGTCCAAAGTTCAGAAGGTCCGGTGCTGGCGTATTGCGCCTCGGGCACGCGGTGTTCCGTGATCTGGGCGCTGGGTCAGGTGGCCAATCCAGAGATTTCGGTGGATGACATCATGTCGACCACGCAGGAGGCTGGGTATGATCTTTCGGGCCTGCGCCCCACGCTTGAGGCCCTTAAGGGGTAG